The nucleotide window CGAATCTTTTCTTTCCGCTCGATCTGCACAATTTCCGAATCATGGACGATGATTTCCAGCGACCCATAGCGGATTCCGCTCAAGGCCCGCAGTATCGTCTGGATCGTCGTCTGCGCTTTGGCTTGACTGCCGACGTTCAGGGCGTCCATATACAACTCCCTCTTCGCAGTCCCTAGTTCTTCCGAGGGGCGTCACGCGCAACCCGGTCAGCGCATGATGACCTGCTTGCCCTGGTTCCAGTACCACTGGATGGCGAAGTTCGGGTAGAACGCATCGGGGCTGTTCTGCCCGGCGGCAGTGTAAAGCACGCCGAATGCGCCGACCCAGGCGTCGGAAAACCGCCATTGAATGGCCGGCTCGATCCCGATGACCGTCGAGCCGCTGCGCGATCCTCGATTGAGCGCGTGGCCGTCGGCGCGCCAGGTAAGGCTGTGATACGTGGCCAACTCAATGTTGTAGGCCAGCCCCTTCTTGTCGTCCAGAAAATGTTCGAACGCCACGCGAGTATTGATGATGTCGCCCACGTAGGTGGTTTGGCCTCCGTCGTTTCCGGGGGCCGCATAGGTGTAGTACACGCCGCCGCTCAGGCGATACGGCTGCTCATTTTTTCGAAAAGTCAGCCCTTCGGTCACGCCCAGTTCACCAAATCGGGTGGCGGGAAGGCGTCCCAGCGGAGCAAAGCCTCCGGGCGGCCGCTCCGTGCCGGCCCAACGGCTCGTGGGAAGAATAATCTGATTGTAGAGGGTGACGGAGGGGCGCGTACTGTCGGGATCCTGCACGATGGGCCGATACTTGATGACGAGTGAGAGGTCGCCGAGGCCCGAGTCCGTGGTCATGGGGCCGCCTCGTCCCTTGTTGAACCCTTCCGAGTCCTGCGCCCAGAAGGTGTTCCAGGAGGTGGCGGCGCCAAATTCCACATGGTCGGTGATTCCGTAGGTGACGGTTACGAGCGG belongs to Nitrospirota bacterium and includes:
- a CDS encoding DUF2292 domain-containing protein, with the translated sequence MDALNVGSQAKAQTTIQTILRALSGIRYGSLEIIVHDSEIVQIERKEKIRIGPQAGQKA